Genomic DNA from Coffea arabica cultivar ET-39 chromosome 7e, Coffea Arabica ET-39 HiFi, whole genome shotgun sequence:
TTTCTATCATACAGGATTATGTTTAAAACAATCGTTtgaaatcttatatatatatatatatatatatatatatatatacgcgCGCGCACGAGCGCGCACTAAATTGCCTTGTTTAACTGAAAAACTACCATTAGAAAAATCACaaggaaagaagggaaaagggaaaCTCAATGGCAGTTGCAATCTAATTGAGAATTTGCGTTCTTCCGGCAACGCGTCGAGAAACTTGTTGCCTAATCTGCATTTTTATTAACCAAAATTGCAGAACTTCGATTCCTCCACTACAATCTTTCAAGTCTGGACTGTCATCATTACTGAGTAATATGCTCTACGGCCCACCACGTATCTGAACCAAATATGTCATTACCTTCGAGAAGTGTGATAACTTTGGTACatcaaaaatattttacaaCGCTACTTTCTTGATTTGAACAAGTATACAGAGGATAACTTTCATTAGACAAGTTATCAGGACGAGTTAAAGCATCACATATTTGCTGTTGTTTCCCTGATCTCCTCGACAGATATGGCCTGCAAGGAGAAGACATTCAACAATGTCATAAAGGAGATGGATACAATGAAATCCCAAGCTACCAAACTAACTTCAGTCGAAAGAAAACTTCATTATGGAATATCATGAGTACCAAGcattccaatcacaaaaaaagggtctaaaaggAAAAACTCACCTGTTCGTTCCCAGCAAAATCGTTCTCAGCTGTGAGGAAAAGCATACAGTGGCACTCCTTCCTGCCCACATGAACTTGTAATTTTAGCAGTCTCAAAACCACTACAAATGTGAATAGTCAGAACAGGAGAAACAACACAGCAGGGAACTGCAAAGAGATTGAGGAAATAATTGTGTTGGGCCAGCAAAGAGTAGCCTTCCCCTCTAGCCTccccttttaaaatttttgaatccTTGGGACACTTTGCTACACCAATATTATACTCGAGAAAAAAGAATGGAACGTAAATGACCTATGACCATAGTAATTCTAATTGACGAAATACTCAGTCTTCAGAACAAAACAGCTCTACTACTCTTCCAGTTGCAAAACAGATGCATGAGCTATCAAAACATACATGTGACATCTCCATTGACTTTGAACACTTGCAAAAACTTCCTTTGTTTAAATGGTTGCAATCTTCAAGTCATATGCTCTACATCATCTTCATTCAAATTAACCAGCTATTGAACTACCTTACATGGAACCATCAATAATCATTATAAACAGTATCTCATTGTTAAAAATATACGAATTCTGCTATCCAGTTTTCTTCATCCATTCCTGTATTTGTTTTACGATTTGAACTATGGTCATGTTACAAAAAATTCTTGACCAGATAATGCAATAAATTGACAGAGTCCTGATTGGAGAAATAAATAAATCCATTaatcaacaaaagaagaaaatgcatcTGCAACTACATTACCAGAAGAACAGAACCATTTAGTACAGGTTACACAAAAATGGAATCAACCTACATCTGATATCTTACCTCTCTCTCATGGGAACACACGGGCAGTTCCAAAACCCTTGTTGCACCTCTGCAACTTTATCATCATAATGCCTGGAATTGAAATCCATAACTGATTGAATAGAGGAACAAAGCATAGGTGCAAATGCCTTTTTTAACATTTTCAATCATAAGAAAATAAGATCAAAACAAGCATCAGGAAAAGGAGCTCATGAATGGCTATTTACCTACAGGGGCAGAGTGGTGCACCCAAAGTATCCCTGTGCTCTGCCAATCCCTGGCAACAGTCCAGAAAGAAATTTGCAAACCAAAGTTACTGGAGAAATGCCATTTGCCATAACTTTAAAGTAGATCATTCAAATGAGAAATGGTTTACTTCAGGCCACTTCCATGAGTTAGATTTTTCTGGTCAGTATATTTATGTGCACGTACGGGAAGACTCTTAATTTCATTTTGAGCAATTTAGCACCACCTCAATATTTCAAATTAACTTTTGATTCCATTCATACTGATGCATGAAATTCCTTAATCTTATGAAATCACAGATCACATCTTTTGCTGCATCAAGAAAATTGCATCGATAAGGCTAGTGATCAGAACACAAATCcatatttttcttagtttttttttttaaacctcaAATCACAAAAACATATCCATCCATAACAGA
This window encodes:
- the LOC113722812 gene encoding ferredoxin-thioredoxin reductase catalytic chain, chloroplastic-like, producing the protein MTTALQASTSYGVGFAVSSFPPPSRPSRHRTLVLAQAEPTEKSVEIMRKFSEQYARRSGTYFCMDKGVTSVVIKGLAEHRDTLGAPLCPCRHYDDKVAEVQQGFWNCPCVPMRERKECHCMLFLTAENDFAGNEQAISVEEIRETTANM